In the genome of Persephonella sp. KM09-Lau-8, one region contains:
- a CDS encoding nucleotidyltransferase domain-containing protein, giving the protein MQKVYEKVRLSKDVIDEIINLSKKYFGKDCQIWIFGSRADLTKKGGDIDIYIETPEYKNILDKKLDFLVELDKKIGEQKVDLVIKPLNSQDYISQEAKSTGIRIY; this is encoded by the coding sequence ATGCAAAAGGTATATGAAAAAGTCAGACTTTCAAAAGATGTTATTGATGAAATCATAAATTTATCTAAAAAATATTTTGGAAAGGATTGTCAAATCTGGATTTTTGGTTCACGGGCAGATTTAACTAAAAAAGGCGGTGATATTGATATATACATAGAAACGCCAGAATACAAAAATATTCTTGATAAGAAATTAGACTTTTTGGTGGAGCTTGATAAAAAAATCGGCGAACAAAAAGTTGATTTAGTAATAAAGCCATTGAACAGTCAGGATTATATATCTCAAGAAGCAAAATCAACAGGAATCAGGATTTATTAA
- a CDS encoding MFS transporter → MKKYVIILGIVSLLTDISSEMIFPILPIFLEKFLYATKTQIGLIEGLAALITSFLKVFSGYLSDKIGKRKLLVVFGYTLSAFSKPLLYFATNWIDVLWIRALERTGKGIRTAPRDALISSFSEGKSGQAFGIHRGMDTAGAVLGSLFTFLFLIYFGETEENFRKIFLYAFFPAITAVVILMFFVKEPKINKTSHEIKISFKNLPSNFKKFVIIQSVFTLFTMNYVFIILKANDVGISIGFIPLAYLFFNIVYALFSFPVGLLSDKVGKTNAMIFTYILFSITSFLFLIKNSFFGWLGFAFYGIFMSGYEVVPRAFISDLIKNEDIKGSAYGIYHTLIGITSFLSMIIAGILWDVFGSYMPFMVSGVFSLVVSLIFWKTLKQ, encoded by the coding sequence ATGAAAAAATATGTAATTATTCTTGGAATAGTCAGCTTACTAACTGATATATCCAGTGAAATGATTTTTCCTATTTTACCTATATTTTTGGAAAAATTTCTGTATGCAACTAAAACACAGATAGGTTTAATTGAGGGGTTAGCAGCATTAATAACAAGCTTTCTAAAAGTTTTTTCTGGATACCTGTCAGATAAAATTGGCAAAAGGAAACTTCTGGTGGTTTTTGGATATACTTTATCTGCTTTTTCAAAGCCTCTTCTATATTTTGCAACAAACTGGATAGATGTTTTATGGATTAGAGCATTAGAAAGAACAGGAAAAGGCATAAGAACAGCTCCAAGGGATGCTCTGATTTCTTCATTTTCAGAAGGAAAAAGTGGGCAGGCTTTTGGAATTCATAGAGGTATGGATACAGCAGGAGCAGTTTTAGGTTCGCTTTTTACATTTTTGTTCCTTATCTATTTTGGTGAAACAGAAGAAAATTTCAGAAAGATATTCTTATATGCCTTCTTTCCGGCGATAACTGCAGTTGTTATTCTCATGTTTTTTGTAAAAGAACCTAAGATAAATAAAACCAGCCATGAGATTAAAATCAGCTTTAAAAATCTGCCATCTAATTTTAAAAAATTTGTGATAATCCAGTCGGTTTTTACACTTTTTACTATGAATTATGTCTTTATTATCTTGAAAGCCAACGATGTTGGTATTTCTATTGGCTTTATTCCACTTGCATATCTGTTTTTTAATATTGTTTATGCACTGTTTAGTTTCCCTGTGGGTCTTCTATCAGACAAAGTAGGTAAAACAAATGCGATGATATTCACTTATATTTTATTTTCAATTACCTCTTTCCTTTTTTTGATAAAAAACTCCTTCTTTGGCTGGCTTGGATTTGCTTTTTATGGAATATTTATGTCAGGTTATGAAGTGGTTCCAAGGGCTTTTATCTCAGATTTAATAAAAAATGAAGACATAAAAGGCAGTGCTTATGGAATTTATCACACTTTAATTGGGATAACATCATTTTTATCTATGATAATCGCAGGTATTTTGTGGGATGTGTTTGGTAGCTATATGCCTTTTATGGTTTCAGGAGTTTTTTCTTTGGTTGTTTCATTAATTTTCTGGAAAACTTTAAAACAATAA
- a CDS encoding cation-transporting P-type ATPase translates to MKEYKFHTLSIEETFKLLNSSPKGLNSQEAEKRLKKFGLNELEEKKESKFLIFIRQFNNPLVYILIVASIITFFMGDYLDSGIIAGIILINGFLGFLQELKAQASLEALKKLTQTKTTVLRDGKEIEIPVSQVVPGDIVILGEGDVVPADIRLIETAGLLVDEAILTGESIPVEKDASVVLPEDTPVYKRVNILFKGTLIVRGKGKGIVYATGKNTEIGKIAEKVKEKSPETPLQRSLKVFSKKWIFLLIGVLSVIFVIGILQGRDFYTLFLLLVSELVSSVPEGLPLVVTFILVIGALRLAKKKTLVKYLPSVETLGSATFIVSDKTGTITEGKLQVKDYFTLDKEKLLLTAALCNDAFDTKGDPLEVALLKWLENQGFNWRKAREKYKRIWEHPFDTKLRLMATINEIDGKKFLFIKGAFESLINFAINDVSKLQKVHDEMAENGLRVIAVGYSEIDKIPDNITKIKIKLIGLIGFLDPPKENVKEAVKIARKAGIRVIMVTGDNIKTATAIAKMVDIYQKGDFSLLGEDLKKYSDKELYNVLKRTSVVARATPEDKYRIVKVLQSNKEIVAVTGDGVNDVPALKVADLGIAMGSGSEAAKEVAKMIITDNNLSVIVDAIRYGRNIALNLRKTIYYLMSCSLGEIGLISSAFLLNFPLPLHPIQILWINVVTEGVQDKTFAFNKEDKDVMNEKPKPPEKTFFDKKQILDIIFAGLLMAILTLSVFLYFLNTTQLQHAIAMAFTSLIVIQWFNGFQSIITQPFFKNIFVSLTVNPYMYVGVGIGVVLQLLATYIFPDWLHTVPLTFSDWMVILGVALAFFIIIEIKKWIEFFMNKGNI, encoded by the coding sequence ATGAAAGAGTATAAATTCCATACATTATCCATAGAAGAAACTTTTAAGCTTTTAAATAGTTCACCAAAAGGTTTAAACTCACAGGAAGCTGAAAAAAGATTAAAAAAATTCGGTTTAAACGAATTAGAAGAGAAAAAAGAAAGTAAATTTTTAATCTTTATCAGACAGTTTAACAATCCTCTGGTTTATATACTTATTGTAGCTTCAATCATAACCTTTTTTATGGGGGATTATTTAGATTCTGGGATAATAGCTGGAATTATCCTTATAAATGGTTTTTTAGGTTTTCTACAGGAACTGAAAGCTCAGGCTTCTTTGGAAGCATTAAAAAAATTAACCCAAACAAAAACAACAGTCTTAAGAGATGGGAAAGAGATAGAAATTCCTGTATCTCAGGTAGTTCCTGGGGATATTGTTATCCTTGGAGAAGGGGATGTTGTTCCTGCTGATATAAGACTAATTGAGACAGCAGGTCTTCTTGTAGATGAGGCTATTTTGACAGGAGAGTCAATACCTGTTGAAAAAGATGCTTCTGTAGTTCTTCCAGAGGATACCCCTGTTTATAAAAGAGTAAATATCCTTTTTAAAGGAACGTTAATTGTTAGAGGAAAGGGAAAAGGAATAGTTTATGCAACAGGCAAAAACACAGAAATTGGAAAAATAGCAGAAAAAGTCAAAGAAAAATCCCCTGAAACACCATTACAGAGGTCTTTAAAAGTATTTTCTAAAAAATGGATATTCCTTTTAATAGGAGTTCTATCTGTAATATTTGTTATAGGGATTTTACAGGGAAGGGACTTTTATACACTGTTTTTGCTTCTTGTTTCTGAACTGGTATCTTCTGTTCCTGAAGGATTACCTCTGGTTGTTACATTTATACTGGTAATAGGGGCATTAAGACTTGCGAAGAAAAAAACATTGGTGAAATATTTACCCTCTGTGGAAACCCTTGGAAGTGCCACATTTATAGTTTCTGATAAGACAGGAACAATCACCGAAGGAAAACTACAAGTAAAAGATTATTTTACTTTAGACAAAGAAAAACTGCTTCTTACAGCTGCATTATGTAATGATGCCTTTGATACAAAGGGAGACCCTCTGGAAGTTGCATTATTAAAATGGCTGGAAAATCAAGGTTTTAACTGGAGAAAAGCAAGGGAAAAATATAAAAGAATCTGGGAACATCCCTTTGATACAAAATTAAGATTAATGGCTACTATAAATGAGATTGATGGAAAAAAGTTTTTATTTATAAAAGGGGCTTTTGAAAGTTTGATAAATTTTGCTATAAACGATGTTTCAAAGCTTCAAAAAGTCCACGATGAAATGGCAGAAAACGGCCTTAGAGTTATAGCTGTAGGATATTCTGAAATAGATAAAATTCCAGATAATATAACAAAAATAAAAATAAAACTTATAGGACTGATTGGATTTTTAGACCCTCCAAAAGAAAATGTAAAGGAAGCTGTAAAAATTGCCAGAAAAGCCGGAATTAGAGTAATAATGGTAACAGGGGATAATATTAAAACAGCCACAGCCATTGCCAAGATGGTTGATATATATCAGAAAGGAGATTTCTCTCTTTTAGGAGAAGACCTGAAAAAGTATTCAGATAAGGAGCTTTATAATGTATTAAAAAGAACATCTGTTGTGGCAAGGGCAACTCCCGAAGACAAATACAGAATAGTAAAAGTACTCCAGTCCAACAAGGAGATTGTAGCTGTTACAGGAGATGGTGTAAATGATGTTCCTGCCTTAAAAGTAGCAGACTTAGGAATTGCTATGGGGTCTGGCTCAGAAGCAGCAAAAGAAGTGGCAAAGATGATTATAACAGATAATAATCTCTCTGTTATTGTGGATGCTATTCGGTATGGAAGAAATATTGCTTTAAACCTACGAAAAACCATCTACTACTTAATGTCCTGCAGCTTAGGAGAAATTGGATTAATTAGCTCTGCTTTTTTGCTGAACTTTCCACTTCCTTTACATCCTATACAGATTTTATGGATAAATGTTGTAACAGAAGGAGTTCAGGATAAAACCTTTGCTTTTAATAAAGAAGATAAAGACGTAATGAACGAAAAACCAAAGCCGCCAGAAAAAACATTTTTTGATAAAAAACAGATTTTAGACATTATTTTTGCAGGACTGCTGATGGCTATCCTTACCCTTTCTGTATTTCTTTACTTCCTGAATACAACACAGCTGCAGCATGCTATTGCCATGGCCTTTACATCTTTGATAGTTATTCAATGGTTTAATGGATTTCAATCAATAATTACCCAGCCTTTCTTTAAAAATATCTTTGTAAGTCTAACTGTTAACCCGTATATGTATGTAGGGGTTGGTATAGGCGTTGTTCTACAACTACTGGCAACATATATATTTCCTGACTGGCTACATACAGTTCCTTTAACCTTCTCAGACTGGATGGTTATATTAGGGGTTGCTTTAGCATTCTTTATAATTATTGAGATAAAAAAATGGATTGAATTTTTTATGAATAAAGGAAATATTTAA
- a CDS encoding sodium:calcium antiporter has product MIYWIEFLILVVIIFFAGKNLVKYGDILAEKLNIGRSIIGLIFIASVTSLPELITGISATVYVQSPDLLAGEIFGSCMANLFLLAILDAFVRDQPLTTKVHYGFTLSSAFGVVLITFAGVSLLLDDIIPSIGWVSVSSFVIMFVYIIALKLTTDYEKRLLKTAAREVAEELHYEKVQLKEVIIKSIFFSILIIFAAIFLPDVGHKITEIFGLSETFFGSLFIAISTSLPELAVSIAAVRLNLVQIAVANLLGSNIFNIFILPIADIFYTKGSILSSMSLTNLLPAGFSVLMTGIVIVGLIYKAERKFLPLAYESIVLIFVYIVGIYIIFIAR; this is encoded by the coding sequence ATGATTTACTGGATAGAGTTTCTGATTTTAGTTGTAATAATATTTTTTGCAGGGAAGAACTTAGTTAAGTATGGGGATATATTAGCTGAAAAGCTAAATATTGGAAGAAGTATTATAGGGCTGATATTTATTGCCTCTGTTACTTCTCTTCCTGAGCTTATTACAGGTATCAGTGCCACTGTTTATGTCCAATCCCCTGATTTACTGGCTGGAGAGATTTTCGGCAGTTGTATGGCAAATTTATTTCTCCTTGCAATTTTAGACGCTTTTGTTAGAGACCAGCCCTTAACCACAAAGGTTCATTATGGATTTACATTAAGCTCAGCCTTTGGTGTTGTGTTAATCACATTTGCAGGGGTAAGTCTGCTTTTAGATGATATTATTCCATCTATTGGATGGGTAAGTGTTTCCTCTTTTGTTATTATGTTTGTTTATATAATAGCTTTAAAACTAACCACTGATTATGAAAAAAGACTTCTAAAAACAGCAGCCAGAGAGGTTGCAGAAGAACTACATTACGAAAAAGTGCAGTTGAAAGAAGTAATCATAAAATCTATCTTCTTTTCAATCTTAATCATATTTGCAGCAATATTTCTCCCTGATGTAGGGCACAAAATAACAGAGATTTTCGGATTAAGTGAAACATTTTTCGGAAGTTTATTTATAGCCATCTCAACATCCTTACCTGAACTTGCAGTATCTATTGCTGCTGTTAGACTTAATCTGGTTCAGATTGCTGTAGCAAATCTTCTTGGAAGTAATATTTTCAATATTTTTATTTTACCTATAGCAGATATTTTTTACACAAAGGGTTCAATTTTATCCAGTATGAGTCTTACCAACCTGCTCCCTGCTGGATTTTCCGTCTTGATGACAGGTATTGTTATTGTAGGACTTATCTATAAAGCAGAAAGGAAATTTTTGCCTCTGGCATACGAATCAATAGTGTTGATATTTGTTTATATTGTTGGAATATATATCATCTTTATAGCCCGTTAA
- a CDS encoding EAL domain-containing protein produces the protein MNLRTKFLLLYIGTFLILSSFFLSLYFYTETRNFKNIEYHYIYSIFEHINKDLNDQIQSLKSLSKNEAHWNNIYLFVLNENENFIKNNFDSKNSNLEEYKINIYTILDSEKKVILNRCYPLSLKCENILNTLLRTVSIDEPKTGIVSIEGQPWIISIQHILPTNKTGKKVGFLIFGRKILPMDIPFVNFKNIPEFIKPSKKFKLNNGEIYIKENDNGYTFSFLRKDLNGKLLPVYSGNIQPGITQQSYKYTIIAGLISIFAFLTIFALLYFFFKEFFRKPLTNIIENLNTIAKKRDFSKRLPENFNSDEFKTLAREINFLLSATEIYLKQSKEQSQMFEILAQNSPVGVFLFRDKIEYINPSIKNILGYSPTEIIGRPIADFLKEIDPKLKENIVKNIQRRLKGEVFKNEFQMKIKSKEGNTKDVLVISNTVFINEKPYGMGILIDITEIKKLENKLKEMVEKDSLTDLLSRRGFYDKLDYLISLYHKSRNKFFLLFIDLNHFKNINDSHGHSIGDKVLKIIGHRLKKALWKEDIVGRLGGDEFGVIIPNFAKFEDIFIVLDKIIRHIEKPVVINDYKFFITASIGVTVFPEDGISVEQLIKRADIAMYKAKENSRKTNKSSFVFFSPEFEKHIKEKFEIEKELKKAIQESPEEFIILYQPIFDLRANRPVKVEALVRWNSAKFGLMQPSVFIPVAEETGIISSITKIVIEKVTKQIKNWQEKGIELRASINISPVDFKNENVLEFLMDKVKENNLEGKICIEITENILLENIDHNKLLLDKLTLNGIEVMLDDFGTGYSSLTYLKKFPISVLKIDREFVKDMTHDEYDRGIVFTIIKLTQILSMDSLAEGIETEEHLNILKEFGCTYGQGYFFSKPVSPQEIENKYFSTVSI, from the coding sequence ATGAATTTAAGAACAAAATTTTTACTACTTTATATAGGAACTTTCTTAATTCTAAGTAGTTTCTTCTTATCGCTTTATTTTTACACAGAAACAAGAAATTTTAAAAATATTGAATACCACTATATTTACTCCATATTTGAACATATTAATAAAGATTTAAATGATCAAATTCAAAGCTTAAAAAGTTTGTCTAAGAACGAAGCTCACTGGAACAATATATATTTATTCGTTTTAAATGAGAATGAAAATTTTATCAAAAATAATTTTGATTCTAAGAATTCTAATTTAGAAGAATACAAAATAAACATTTACACTATATTAGATTCTGAAAAGAAAGTTATTTTAAACAGATGCTATCCATTATCTTTAAAATGTGAAAATATACTAAATACTTTACTGCGAACTGTATCAATAGATGAACCTAAAACCGGTATCGTTTCCATAGAAGGACAACCCTGGATAATTTCAATACAGCATATACTCCCAACTAATAAAACAGGAAAAAAAGTTGGATTTCTTATATTCGGCAGGAAAATTTTACCTATGGATATTCCTTTCGTAAATTTTAAAAATATTCCTGAATTTATAAAACCTTCGAAAAAATTTAAACTCAATAATGGAGAAATATATATAAAAGAGAATGATAATGGTTATACATTTTCTTTTTTAAGAAAAGATCTAAATGGGAAATTATTACCTGTATACTCAGGGAATATACAACCAGGTATAACCCAGCAATCATATAAATACACGATTATTGCAGGTTTAATTTCTATTTTCGCATTTTTGACCATTTTTGCACTATTATATTTCTTTTTTAAAGAATTTTTTAGAAAACCTTTAACTAATATTATTGAAAACCTAAACACTATTGCGAAGAAAAGAGATTTTAGCAAAAGATTGCCTGAAAACTTTAATTCAGATGAATTTAAAACTCTTGCAAGAGAAATAAATTTTCTACTGTCTGCAACAGAAATATATTTAAAACAATCTAAAGAGCAATCCCAAATGTTTGAGATTCTCGCACAAAATTCACCTGTTGGAGTTTTCCTTTTCAGAGATAAGATTGAGTATATAAATCCATCCATAAAAAATATTTTAGGTTACTCCCCTACTGAAATTATAGGAAGACCTATTGCTGATTTTCTAAAAGAAATAGATCCTAAATTGAAAGAAAATATTGTAAAGAATATCCAAAGAAGATTAAAAGGAGAAGTTTTTAAAAATGAATTTCAAATGAAAATAAAATCAAAAGAAGGGAATACCAAGGATGTATTAGTTATTTCCAATACTGTATTCATAAATGAAAAGCCTTATGGAATGGGAATATTAATTGATATAACTGAAATAAAAAAATTAGAAAATAAATTAAAAGAAATGGTGGAGAAAGATTCTTTAACGGACTTATTGAGTAGAAGAGGATTTTATGACAAATTAGATTATCTAATTAGTTTATATCACAAGAGCAGAAATAAATTTTTCCTATTATTTATAGATCTAAATCATTTTAAAAATATAAATGATAGCCATGGGCACTCAATAGGAGATAAAGTTTTAAAAATTATTGGGCATAGACTGAAAAAAGCTTTATGGAAAGAAGATATTGTAGGAAGACTTGGTGGAGATGAATTTGGAGTTATAATCCCTAATTTTGCTAAATTTGAAGATATATTTATTGTTTTAGACAAAATAATAAGACATATAGAAAAACCTGTTGTTATAAACGATTATAAATTCTTTATAACTGCAAGTATAGGCGTTACTGTTTTTCCTGAAGATGGTATTTCTGTTGAACAGTTGATAAAAAGAGCAGATATAGCAATGTATAAAGCAAAAGAAAACTCCAGAAAAACCAATAAAAGTAGCTTCGTATTTTTCTCACCTGAATTTGAAAAGCATATTAAAGAAAAGTTTGAAATAGAGAAAGAACTCAAAAAGGCTATTCAAGAATCCCCTGAAGAATTCATTATTCTATATCAGCCTATATTTGATCTGCGGGCAAACAGACCGGTTAAAGTTGAAGCCCTTGTTAGATGGAATTCGGCAAAATTTGGCTTAATGCAGCCATCTGTTTTTATACCTGTTGCAGAAGAAACAGGCATTATCAGTTCTATTACAAAAATAGTTATTGAAAAGGTAACAAAACAAATAAAAAATTGGCAAGAAAAAGGGATAGAATTAAGAGCTTCAATAAATATTTCTCCTGTGGATTTCAAAAATGAAAATGTTCTTGAGTTTTTGATGGACAAGGTAAAGGAAAACAATCTTGAGGGAAAAATATGTATTGAGATTACAGAAAATATTCTACTTGAAAATATAGACCATAATAAACTTCTTCTTGATAAACTTACTTTAAATGGTATAGAAGTCATGCTGGACGACTTTGGAACAGGATATTCCTCTTTAACCTATTTGAAAAAATTCCCAATATCAGTTCTGAAAATTGACAGAGAATTTGTAAAGGATATGACTCATGACGAGTACGATAGGGGAATAGTTTTTACTATAATTAAACTAACCCAAATTCTTTCAATGGACTCTCTTGCTGAAGGAATAGAAACAGAAGAACATCTAAATATCCTGAAAGAATTCGGCTGCACTTATGGACAGGGATACTTTTTCAGTAAGCCTGTATCTCCACAAGAGATTGAAAATAAATATTTTTCCACAGTTTCTATATAA